CAGATCAGGCCGTTTTGGGCGCTCAAAACGGCCTGAACTGCGAGTCAGTTGGGTTTCGGCAAATGGATGGACTTTTTTACGAAAAGACTCTTTCATAGTTCGGCGGTTTCCACTACCGTGATTTGGGTGCCTGAACTAGTCTCAAAAGAATCCTCAGCCAAGGAAGCCTCTCAACAGGACGCACCATTGAGCCGCCCCGCCGAATCCGCCCCGCAGTATGTGATCACTGCCGAGAACCTGACGAAGCGCTACGGCGATGTCGTCGCCGTCGACGGTATCTCCTTCGCCGTCCCCGCCGGCGAGGCGTTTGGCCTGCTCGGCCCCAACGGCGCGGGCAAGTCCACCACCATGAAGATGATCGGCGGGGTGTCCCGGCGGACCTCCGGGAGCCTGAGCATCATGGGCCTGGACCCGGACCAGAACGGTCCGGAGGTGCGTGCCCACCTGGGCGTCGTCCCGCAGCAGGACAACCTCGACGAGGAACTCAAGGTCCGGGACAACCTCCTGGTCTACGGCCGCTACTTCGGCCTGCCGATGAGCTACCTCAAGCCCAAAGCCGATGAACTGCTGGAGTTCGCCCAGCTCACCGACAAGGCCAAGTCCAAGGTGGACGCGCTCTCCGGCGGCATGAAGCGCCGGCTGACGATCGCACGCTCCCTAATCAACGAACCCCGGATCCTGCTCCTGGATGAACCCACCACCGGGCTGGACCCGCAGGCGCGGCACATCCTCTGGGACCGGCTGTTCCGGCTCAAGGAGCAGGGTGTCACCCTGATCCTCACCACGCACTACATGGACGAGGCCGAGCAGCTCTGCGACCGCCTGATCGTGGTGGACAAGGGCAGGATCATGGCCGAGGGTTCGCCCGCCAGCCTGATCCGCGAATACTCCACCCGTGAAGTCCTGGAATTGCGCTTCGGCTCGGAACGCAACGCCACCATCGGTGCCGAACTCGAAGGCATCGGCGAACGGCTCGAAACCCTGCCGGACCGTGTCCTCATCTACGCCCACGACGGCGAGGCCGCCCTCGAAGAGGTCTCCGCCCGCGGGTTGCGGCCGGTGACGTCGCTGGTGCGCCGGTCCTCGCTCGAAGACGTTTTCCTGCGGCTGACCGGCAGGAGCCTCGTTGAGTAGGTCGGTGACGACGCCGGCTCCCGCACTGCGCGCCCATTCGCCGGAGGTCTCGGCCGCCCGCGCCCGGCGCTGGGGCTCGCTCTACTTCGCCGAGCACGTCCTCCGGGTGATGAAGAGCTACGGCTGGACCATCGTTATGTACGGCGTCGGGCAGCCAGTCGCCTACCTCTTCGCCATGGGCGTAGGGCTCGCAAGCCTCGTAGACACCAGCAGCACCGCAACCTTCGGCGGCGTCAGCTACCTGGTCTTCATTGCTCCGGCCCTGCTGGTCTCGGCCGCGGTCATGACGGCCGCCAGCGAATTGACCTTCCCGATCATGGACGGTTTCAAGTGGCGCCGCGTCTTCTACGGGCCGCACGCGTCGCCGTTGACGCCGGAGCAGATTGCCCTCGGACAGATCATCGCCGTCACTGTGCGTTTCGTGCTGCAGTCCGCGATCTACTTCGCCGTCATTGCGCTGTTCGGGGCGTCGCCGAGCGGCTGGGGCTGGGTCTCGATCCTGGTAGCCACCCTCGCGGGTTTGGCTTTTGGATTGCCGCTGATGGCCTACGCGGCTTCGATCAAGCAGGACAAAGGCCAGTTCGCCATGGTCATGCGGTTTATCGTGATGCCGCTGTTCCTGTTTTCGGGCACCTTCTTCCCGCTGGACTCGCTGCCCCTCGCCGTGCGCTGGATCGGCTGGATCTCACCGATCTGGCACGGCACCGAACTTGGCCGGGTCTTCAGCTACGGCTACCCGGAGGCCCCGTTGCTGACCATCGCGCACGTCGTTTTCCTGCTGGCCCTCACGGTGCTCGGCTGGGTCCTGACCAAACGCCGGTTCATCAGGAGGATGGCCGGATGAGCGCCGTCACCACCAGCCACAGCGCCACCGAGGCCGCACGCAACCGGAAGTTCGGGCCGCTCTACTCCCGGAACGTGCGCGCCGTCGTCGCCCGCGGGCTGATGGCCACTAAGAGCAGCAACTGGATGGTCATGCTCTCCGGCTTCTTCGAGCCCGTGCTGTACCTGATTGCCATGGGCGTGGGCCTGGGCGCCATTGTGGGCCCGGTGCAGGGCCCGGGCGGCGGGGAGATTTCCTATGCCGCCTACATCGCGCCGGCCCTGCTGGCCGTGTCCGCCATGAACGGGGCCGTCTACGACTCGACCTGGAATGTCTTCTTTAAGATGAACTTCGCCAAGCTGTACCAGGGCATGCTTTACACCTCCCTGGGCCCGCTGGACGTCGCCATGGGGGAGATCTTCCTGGCCCTGCTGCGCGGCCTGATGTACGCCACCGGGTTCACCGCAGTTATGGGCCTTATGGGGCTGATCACCACGCCGTGGGCCGTCCTTATGATCCCGGCCGCCGTGTTGATCGCGTTCGGTTTCGCGAGCTTCGGGATGGGCATCACGAGCTTTATGAAGACGTTCCAGCAGATGGACTGGATCAACTTCGTTATGTTGCCGATGTTCCTGTTCAGCGCCACCTTCTACCCGCTCAGCGTCTACCCGCAGTACATCCAGTGGCTCATCCAGGCGATGCCGCTGTGGCACGGCGTGGAACTGCTCCGGCAAATCAGTGTGGGAGCCTTCACCCCGGCAACAGCTGTGCACATCGGCTACTACCTCGTGATGATCGCCTGCGGCCTGCTGCTGACCACCGGCCGGCTGCGCCGGCTGTTCCTCAAGTAGGGCCGGAGCGTTCGCCCCGGGTGGAAGCGGCCCGGGGCCGTGCGGGGATTTGCGATAATAGGCTCATGCAATCTCTGGGCAACCCCGCGTCTTCCAAGCCGTCCGCGAACAGCACCAAGTTCTCCATGCTCCGCATCAGCGGACCCGGGATGATGGTCTTTATCATCGCCTTTGTCGTCGCGGTCATCTTTGCCGCGAACCAGAACGACGTCGTCGGCTGGCTTGTGGCGATCATCGCCGGCTTCTGGCTCGCCCTGGCTTCCTTTGTGGTCTTCAGTATCCAGAAGGCCGCCAAGAAGGCCGGAGCCAAGATCACTGAAGCGCAGAACGCCTTCAACGCCGCGGCCGGCCGCGCGCCGTCGTCGGGCAGTGTTGACCATGGCAGCACCCGGCGCGTCGAGGTCCGCCGCGATGCCGATGAAGTCCGGGACCTGAAACTCGACCACTCGTTCAAGATCGTCCAGGTCCAGGTCCGCGTCGTCGAGCAGGAACGGGAGAAGGGCGCCGCCGCGGATCAGGACACGATCCGCCGGGCGCTGGAGACCATCGAGATCACTGCCACCAACGCCCGGGACATGATCAAGTCCGCCGGCACCGACGAACCTGTCGCCGGAACCATTGTCGACTAGAGTGGATCGGGTGAGTTCGGCATTGAAGAAGGACAACCTTCGCATCGCATCGGTCAACGTCAATGGCCTCCGTGCCGCGTATAGGAATGGCATGGCGGAATGGCTTGAGCCCCGCGAAGTGGACATTCTCTGCCTGCAGGAAGTCCGCGCGCCGGACGCGATCGTCCGTCAGCTGCTCGGCGAGGGATGGTTCATCCTGCACGCGGAAGCCGAAGCCAAGGGCCGCGCCGGCGTCGCCATAGCCGCCCGGACCGAACCCCTGCAGACCCGGGTGGGCATTGGGGACGACTACTTCGCCACCGCCGGCCGCTGGGTCGAAGCCGACTTCGCGGTCCGCAACGCCGCTGGCGAAGCCTCGCAGCTGACAGTCGTCAGCGCCTACGTGCACTCCGGCGAGGCCGGGACCCCAAAGCAGGACGACAAGTTCCGGTTCCTTGACGTGATGCTCAACCGGCTTCCCGAGCTGGGCAAACACAGCGACCACGCCCTCGTGGTGGGCGACCTCAACGTCGGCCACACGCAACTGGACATTCGAAACTGGAAGGGCAACGTCAAACGTGCCGGCTTCCTGCCGGAGGAACGGGCGTACTTC
This genomic window from Arthrobacter sp. EM1 contains:
- a CDS encoding exodeoxyribonuclease III — its product is MSSALKKDNLRIASVNVNGLRAAYRNGMAEWLEPREVDILCLQEVRAPDAIVRQLLGEGWFILHAEAEAKGRAGVAIAARTEPLQTRVGIGDDYFATAGRWVEADFAVRNAAGEASQLTVVSAYVHSGEAGTPKQDDKFRFLDVMLNRLPELGKHSDHALVVGDLNVGHTQLDIRNWKGNVKRAGFLPEERAYFDRFFGADIGWKDVHRGLAGNVDGPYTWWSQRGQAFDNNTGWRIDYHMATPALAAAAVSAVVDRAPSWDTRFSDHAPLVVDYRL
- a CDS encoding ABC transporter permease — its product is MSAVTTSHSATEAARNRKFGPLYSRNVRAVVARGLMATKSSNWMVMLSGFFEPVLYLIAMGVGLGAIVGPVQGPGGGEISYAAYIAPALLAVSAMNGAVYDSTWNVFFKMNFAKLYQGMLYTSLGPLDVAMGEIFLALLRGLMYATGFTAVMGLMGLITTPWAVLMIPAAVLIAFGFASFGMGITSFMKTFQQMDWINFVMLPMFLFSATFYPLSVYPQYIQWLIQAMPLWHGVELLRQISVGAFTPATAVHIGYYLVMIACGLLLTTGRLRRLFLK
- a CDS encoding ABC transporter ATP-binding protein, which codes for MPELVSKESSAKEASQQDAPLSRPAESAPQYVITAENLTKRYGDVVAVDGISFAVPAGEAFGLLGPNGAGKSTTMKMIGGVSRRTSGSLSIMGLDPDQNGPEVRAHLGVVPQQDNLDEELKVRDNLLVYGRYFGLPMSYLKPKADELLEFAQLTDKAKSKVDALSGGMKRRLTIARSLINEPRILLLDEPTTGLDPQARHILWDRLFRLKEQGVTLILTTHYMDEAEQLCDRLIVVDKGRIMAEGSPASLIREYSTREVLELRFGSERNATIGAELEGIGERLETLPDRVLIYAHDGEAALEEVSARGLRPVTSLVRRSSLEDVFLRLTGRSLVE
- a CDS encoding ABC transporter permease; its protein translation is MSRSVTTPAPALRAHSPEVSAARARRWGSLYFAEHVLRVMKSYGWTIVMYGVGQPVAYLFAMGVGLASLVDTSSTATFGGVSYLVFIAPALLVSAAVMTAASELTFPIMDGFKWRRVFYGPHASPLTPEQIALGQIIAVTVRFVLQSAIYFAVIALFGASPSGWGWVSILVATLAGLAFGLPLMAYAASIKQDKGQFAMVMRFIVMPLFLFSGTFFPLDSLPLAVRWIGWISPIWHGTELGRVFSYGYPEAPLLTIAHVVFLLALTVLGWVLTKRRFIRRMAG